The following DNA comes from Pseudodesulfovibrio alkaliphilus.
CACGCCCCGGGGTCAAGGCCGACGCCATCCACGAGTCGCTCGAATTCGCCCGTGTCTGAACGGTTCGCAGGAGTGATGTGGCCACAGAGCAGAAAGCCGTCCCGACTGTCGGTGGCGGCATGGAGCTTGTAGCCGTAATAGGTCCGGTTTCTTTTGCGGAGCCAGGCCGCCTCCTCGTCGTCCGAATAGCTGACCCGGCAGTCCACCGGCCCATCCTGTTCCTCGGCGTCCTCGGAACGGTCCTCGGGCATCACGTCGATAACCTTGCGCGGCCGCCGTTGCGACTCGACCACCGAGGCGTCCACCACGGCTCCCTCACGGACGAGAAGCCCCTGGTCCTCAAGCTGGCGGTTGAGCATGTCGAGCAACGTGTCCAGCACCTTCAGACGGATCAAGCCGTTGCGGAAACGGCATATGGTGGTCTCGTCCGGCACGTCGTCCTCAATTGAGAAACCGGTAAATCTGACAAAGGAGAGCCGGTCGAGCAACGCCTGCTCCACGCCCGGATCGCTCAGGTTGTACCAACGCTGCAAGAGCAAAATCTTGAACATTGCCAGAGGCGGATAGGCGGGATTGCCCACGGCGTTGGCCTTGCGCCTGATCTTCTTGCACAGAAAGGTGTTGATGGGCTGCCAGTTGATGAGTTCATTGATCTCATCCAGAAACGTGGTCTTGGTTCTGCGGTGCCCCAGGAAATAATCACCCAACCGAGGTCCTTTCTGCCGAATAGCCATGCCTTCCTCCTTTGAATGAAGAAAGAATAGCATAATAAATCAAATACTTAAAGAGAAAAAGTGTGGTTGTTGCCGTGCAGAGGTCTC
Coding sequences within:
- a CDS encoding IS5 family transposase, with the protein product MAIRQKGPRLGDYFLGHRRTKTTFLDEINELINWQPINTFLCKKIRRKANAVGNPAYPPLAMFKILLLQRWYNLSDPGVEQALLDRLSFVRFTGFSIEDDVPDETTICRFRNGLIRLKVLDTLLDMLNRQLEDQGLLVREGAVVDASVVESQRRPRKVIDVMPEDRSEDAEEQDGPVDCRVSYSDDEEAAWLRKRNRTYYGYKLHAATDSRDGFLLCGHITPANRSDTGEFERLVDGVGLDPGAWIYADKGYCSGKNRDILFDRDLEDGTMDKTPRGGRLTDLEKTRNREISSVRQIVERAFGTLKRGYAFFRSRYVGREKVEGEFHILAMAFNLKKAVRLARA